Within Diospyros lotus cultivar Yz01 chromosome 15, ASM1463336v1, whole genome shotgun sequence, the genomic segment ATCTATACCGATCATAAAAACCTAAAATATATCTTCTCCCAAAAGGAGCTGAACATGAGACAACgtcgatggatggagttcttgaAGGACTACGATTGCACCATCCATTATCATCCAGGCCGGGCCAATGTTGTGGCGGATGCCCTTAGTTGTAGGGATCTTGCAGTCGCGACCGGGAATGGCAGTTGATAATGGCAGTTGATAGAGGTGTTCAGTAGCCTAACGGTGGGTGTAGTGCTTGGGAACGGAATGTCCATGGTGGCTAGTCTGCAAATTCAGCCAGGTTGATGGGAGGAGATACGATAGGCTACCGGGGAGGATCGGAGGCTTCGCCATTGGGTGGATGAGAAGGGTTAATCAATGAAAATAGGTTTTGAGTACAGAAATGGAATCTTGAGGATGAACGAGGGAATTTATATTCCTAataatgaagaattaaggcaaaGGATTCTAGATGAAGCGCATCGATCAAAGTACATTGTTTATCCAGGGCAAACAAGATGTATAAGGACTTGAGAGAAGTTtattggtggcctggaatgAAGCAAAGTGTGGCTCAGTATGTAGCCAAGTGTGACACATGCCAGCATATTAAGATCGAGCATCAACGACCAGCGGGATTGTTAAGACCGTTAGAGATTCCagaatggaagtgggagcacATCTCTATGGATTTCATCATGGGATTTCCTAGGACAGCAAGGAAGAAAGACTTGATATGGGTTGTTGTCGATAGGCTAACAAAGTAGCTTTATTTTATACCTGTTCGAACTGGTCAAGGTGCGAAAGAGCTATCGCGGATTTATGTCCAGCAAATTATGCGGCTACACGAGACCCCAGTCAGCATTGTGTTTGAtagagattcaaaatttttgtcgAGATTCTGGACGTGTCTGCAAGAGGAATTGGGAACGAGATTGAATTTTAGTACTGCATATCACCCCCAGACAGACGGCCAGACAAAGCGAGTGAACCAGGTTTTGGAAGACATGTTGCGAGCATGTGTCCTGGAATTTGGAGGAAGTTGGGATGAGTACTTTTCGTTGGTGGAGTTCTCATATAATAACAGCTATCAGAGTAGCATTGGCATGGCGTCGTATGAAGCGTTGTATGGCAGGCGATGCAGATCGCCTTTGTGCTGATTTGAGGTGGGCGAAAAGCAGTTAGCCAGGACTGAATTGGTGCAGCAAGCCTTTGAGAAGATTGATGTGGCGAGAAAGTGTATGAAGATTGCTCAAGATTGCCAAAAGTACCATGCGGATCACCGCACTTGGGATTTGGAGTTTCAAGAAGGGGATAGAGTATTTCTTCAGATTTCACCACAAAGACTATCAATGAGGAATCGAAAGCAAGGGAAGCTTAATCCGAGGTTTATGGGACCGTACAGGATCATTGAGTGAATGGGTCCTTTAGCCTATCGATTGGCCTTGCCCAACGAATTAGCTGGATTTCATGAcgtgttccatgtgtctcaaTTGCGAAAGCACATACCGGATCCAAGAATAGAGGTTCCAGAGGAAAAGGTGGAGGTTCGTCAAAACCTAACCTATATTGAGAGGCCAGTGAAAATCTTGGACCACAAGGAGAAGAG encodes:
- the LOC127791581 gene encoding uncharacterized protein LOC127791581, with protein sequence MGPLAYRLALPNELAGFHDVFHVSQLRKHIPDPRIEVPEEKVEVRQNLTYIERPVKILDHKEKRLRSKSIPLVKVQWNHHSDREATWELEEDLRRQFPELFVDVMEE